A genomic region of Miscanthus floridulus cultivar M001 chromosome 3, ASM1932011v1, whole genome shotgun sequence contains the following coding sequences:
- the LOC136541323 gene encoding phosphatidylinositol 3,4,5-trisphosphate 3-phosphatase and protein-tyrosine-phosphatase PTEN2A-like yields MEEQQVKPSDLPPTSSDNQDPVATPPVTSADPVRPAASTDSPSQVAGAAPAPTAAPAEDAAGREAPASVLSASGLSSWAKNLKIPQPSSGQESPTGKNTFARLTSGLGLRMSPKAAQQDGGAEGSTSPTTGQPGVFGSLTKGIVDSSKNAVKAVQVKARHMVSQNKRRYQEGGFDLDMTYITENIIAMGFPAGDLSSGLFGYFEGFYRNHMEEVIRFFEMHHKGKYKVYNLCSERLYDASLFEGKVACFPFDDHNCPPIQLVISFCHSAYSWLKEDIENVVVVHCKAGKARTGLMISSLLLFLKFFPTAEESIEYYNQKRCVDGKGLILPSQIRYVKYFERILTYFNGENQPPRRCMLRGFRLHRCPYWIRPSITVSNHNGVRSFSTKKHPRTKELMPEDFWFSAPKKGIMVFALPGEPGLAEVAGDFKIQFHDRQGDFYCWLNTTMMENRVTLNPTDLDDFDKRKLPSPGFQVEVVLVDYDGSQPPKPKPAAGPADTKSDADSSASTVAKENNAAPAESNKGTGSNDKDEVFSDSDGEDGSSKGRKEKTAGGGQSSVNAAKPSQTSNVQEAASAAASRLDKVAITSEQGTTKAPDGASLKTEVSSKASSTTAPPTAADSSSMSEFKAIAADASVFSFGDEDDYESE; encoded by the exons ATGGAAGAGCAGCAAGTCAAGCCATCAGATCTGCCACCCACTAGTTCGGACAATCAGGATCCAGTTGCAACACCTCCTGTTACCAGTGCTGATCCTGTTCGTCCGGCTGCTTCAACTGATTCTCCCAGTCAGGTTGCCGGTGCAGCTCCTGCACCTACCGCTGCTCCTGCAGAAGATGCTGCAGGGCGTGAGGCGCCAGCATCCGTGCTTTCTGCATCTGGTTTATCCTCCTGGGCTAAGAACCTAAAAATCCCCCAGCCTTCATCAGGTCAAGAATCACCTACAGGAAAGAATACCTTTGCCCGTTTAACAAGTGGCCTTGGACTGCGTATGTCTCCAAAAGCGGCACAGCAAGATGGGGGTGCTGAAGGAAGCACCTCCCCAACAACAGGACAGCCCGGTGTTTTTGGTTCTTTGACGAAAGGCATCGTGGATTCCTCTAAGAATGCTGTAAAGGCAGTGCAAGTCAAGGCTCGCCACATGGTCTCACAGAATAAAAGACGATACCAG GAAGGAGGATTTGATTTAGACATGACATATATTACTGAGAACATAATTGCTATGGGTTTTCCCGCTGGTGACTTGAGTTCAGGGCTTTTTGGATACTTTGAG GGTTTCTACCGCAACCACATGGAGGAAGTCATCAGGTTCTTTGAAATGCACCATAAG GGGAAGTATAAGGTGTACAATCTTTGTTCCGAAAGGCTATATGATGCATCTCTTTTTGAAGGAAAG GTGGCCTGCTTTCCTTTTGATGATCATAACTGTCCTCCAATACAACTTGTCATATCATTCTGCCATAGTGCCTACTCATGGTTGAAGGAGGATATAGAGAATGTGGTGGTTGTCCATTGCAAAGCTGGCAAGGCAAGGACAGGATTGATGATCTCGAGTCTTCTACTATTTCTAAAG TTCTTTCCTACTGCTGAGGAGTCCATTGAATACTATAACCAGAAAAGATGTGTAGATGGAAAAGGGCTTATTCTCCCAAGTCAGATT AGATATGTGAAGTATTTCGAGCGCATCTTAACTTACTTCAATGGTGAAAATCAGCCACCCCgaag GTGTATGCTTAGAGGGTTTCGTCTTCATAGATGCCCCTATTGGATTAGGCCATCAATTACAGTCTCTAATCACAATGGTGT GCGTTCTTTTTCTACAAAGAAGCATCCAAGAACAAAAGAACTAATG CCAGAAGATTTCTGGTTTAGTGCACCAAAGAAGGGGATTATGGTTTTTGCATTGCCGGGAGAACCTGGCTTAGCCGAGGTAGCTGGTGATTTCAAGATCCAGTTTCATGATCGACAGGGAGATTTTTACTG TTGGCTAAATACAACAATGATGGAGAACAGGGTGACTTTGAATCCAACTGATCTTGATGATTTTGACAAG AGAAAATTGCCATCACCTGGATTCCAGGTTGAGGTTGTCCTGGTAGATTACGATGGCTCGCAACCACCAAAACCAAAACCAGCCGCTGGACCTGCTGATACTAAATCTGATGCTGATTCCTCGGCTAGCACGGTTGCGAAAGAAAATAATGCTGCACCTGCAGAATCCAACAAGGGAACTGGAAGCAATGATAAAGATGAAGTTTTCTCCGACAGTGATGGGGAGGATGGATCATCCAAGGGAAGAAAGGAGAAGACTGCCGGCGGTGGTCAAAGTAGTGTAAATGCTGCTAAACCATCCCAAACAAGCAATGTGCAGGAGGCGGCATCAGCTGCTGCTAGTAGGCTGGATAAAGTAGCAATAACCAGCGAACAAGGAACCACAAAGGCACCTGATGGCGCATCTCTCAAAACTGAAGTCAGCAGCAAGGCCAGCTCCACCACAGCACCACCTACAGCTGCTGACTCTTCCAGCATGAGCGAATTCAAGGCGATTGCAGCAGACGCCTCAGTGTTCTCGTTCGGAGATGAGGATGATTATGAAAGTGAGTAG
- the LOC136541324 gene encoding UDP-glucose 6-dehydrogenase 1-like — protein MVKICCIGAGYVGGPSMAVMALKCPAIEVAVVDVSRPRIDAWNSDRLPVLEPGLDAVVRACRGRNLTFSADVDLHVVDADIVFVSVNTPTKARGLGAGRAPDLAYWESAARVVAAAASRSRPGRGKIVVEKSAVPVRTAEAMERILQAHVTGSGVGGGAFQVLSNPEFFSEGTAVRDLLCPDRVVIGGRDTDTGAVRALADVYAHWVPEDRIVTTGLWSAELAKLAASALLAQRVSSVNALSALCEATGADVSDIARAVGSDGRVGGGGCGRWFLDAGVGFGGPSLRRDVLNLAYACEGHGLHEAAEYWRQVVAVNEYQKGRFVRRVVASMLGTVAGKKVAVLGLVFKKGVRDTRESPAVDVCRGLLSDGARVSVYDPVVGETQIRMDTAAAEVEVEVEVEVARDAYEAADGAHGLCVLTEWDEFRTLDYHRVFDGMMRPAFVFDGRNVVDAGELREIGFVVYAVGKPQDAWLNGMPAVA, from the coding sequence ATGGTGAAGATCTGCTGCATCGGCGCCGGCTACGTCGGCGGCCCGTCCATGGCCGTGATGGCGCTCAAATGCCCGGCCATCGAGGTCGCCGTCGTGGACGTGTCCCGGCCACGCATCGACGCCTGGAACAGCGACCGCCTCCCGGTCCTGGAGCCGGGCCTGGACGCCGTCGTCAGGGCCTGCCGCGGCCGCAACCTCACCTTCAGCGCTGACGTGGACCTCCACGTGGTCGACGCCGACATCGTCTTCGTGTCCGTCAACACACCCACCAAGGCGCGCGGTCTCGGTGCCGGCAGGGCGCCCGACCTCGCCTACTGGGAGAGCGCGGCGCGcgtggtcgccgccgccgcgtcccgcTCCCGCCCTGGCAGGGGCAAGATCGTCGTTGAGAAGTCCGCCGTCCCCGTCAGGACCGCCGAGGCCATGGAGAGGATCCTCCAGGCGCACGTCACCGGAAGCGGCGTCGGCGGAGGCGCGTTCCAGGTCCTCTCGAATCCGGAGTTCTTCTCCGAGGGCACGGCCGTGCGGGACCTGCTGTGCCCCGACCGCGTGGTCATCGGCGGCCGTGACACCGACACGGGCGCCGTGCGCGCGCTGGCGGACGTGTACGCGCACTGGGTCCCCGAGGACCGGATCGTCACCACGGGGCTCTGGTCCGCGGAGCTCGCCAAGCTCGCGGCGAGCGCGCTCCTGGCGCAGCGGGTGTCGTCGGTGAACGCGCTCTCGGCGCTGTGCGAGGCCACGGGGGCCGACGTCTCGGACATCGCGCGCGCCGTCGGCAGCGACGGCCGCGTCGGGGGCGGCGGCTGCGGCAGGTGGTTCCTGGACGCCGGCGTCGGGTTCGGCGGGCCGAGCCTCCGGCGGGACGTGCTGAACCTGGCGTACGCCTGCGAGGGCCACGGCCTGCACGAGGCGGCGGAGTACTGGCGGCAGGTGGTGGCCGTGAACGAGTACCAGAAGGGCCGGTTCGTGCGCCGCGTGGTGGCGTCCATGCTCGGCACGGTGGCCGGCAAGAAGGTGGCCGTGCTGGGGCTCGTGTTCAAGAAGGGCGTGCGCGACACGAGGGAGTCGCCGGCGGTGGACGTGTGCCGGGGCCTGCTGTCCGACGGGGCCCGCGTCAGCGTGTACGACCCGGTGGTGGGCGAGACGCAGATACGGATGgacacggcggcggcggaggtggaggtggaggtggaggtggaggtggcgaGGGACGCGTACGAGGCCGCCGACGGCGCGCACGGCCTCTGCGTGCTGACGGAGTGGGACGAGTTCAGGACGCTGGACTACCACAGGGTATTCGACGGCATGATGAGGCCGGCGTTCGTCTTCGATGGCCGCAACGTTGTCGATGCCGGGGAGCTCAGGGAGATCGGCTTCGTCGTCTATGCCGTCGGCAAGCCGCAGGACGCCTGGCTCAACGGCATGCCGGCGGTGGCGTAG
- the LOC136541325 gene encoding probable WRKY transcription factor 34 — translation MAGAGGGEAAGVVGGGEWPFTADDAYYADSSAVFAELAVCWAAAGGTTTEELMMSMMLPLLDPPEDHGGTPPPPPFLSEEQAAVLATTTILTPAGSAVSVDGGASSASSTDDGAAAAQEEDDDGAPAAATATEAASKPPAPGKTKSSSAGQKRARQPRFAFMTKSDVDHLEDGYRWRKYGQKAVKNSPFPRSYYRCTNSKCTVKKRVERSSDDPSVVITTYEGQHCHHTVAFPRAHHLHAAAGGHHHMPFQFSASAHNHHHHLYGGTTSGVTDHGHLPPLLLPTTPAPPQQSALNDSDSNLRPPPPLHCSYQDLLLAAAAAAAASYLSSSSAAMSSIPVASVSTTMTTSLPPPPVSSAAAAPAAVDKGLLDDMVPPAMRHG, via the exons ATGGCCGGTGCCGGCGGCGGTGAAGCAGCGGGCGTCGTGGGGGGCGGCGAGTGGCCCTTCACGGCCGACGACGCGTACTACGCCGACTCCTCGGCGGTGTTCGCGGAGCTCGCCGTGTGCTGGGCCGCCGCCGGCGGGACGACGACGGAGGAGCTGATGATGTCGATGATGCTGCCGCTGCTGGATCCGCCGGAGGATCATGGGggcacaccgccgccgccgcccttcttGTCGGAGGAGCAGGCGGCGGTACTGGCGACGACGACGATACTGACGCCTGCCGGGTCCGCCGTGTCGGTGGATGGCGGCGCGTCGTCGGCCAGCTCCACCGACGATGGCGCCGCCGCGGcgcaggaggaggacgacgacggggCGCCGGCCGCCGCTACAGCCACCGAGGCAGC GAGCAAGCCACCGGCGCCGGGGAAGACGAAGTCGTCGTCGGCGGGACAGAAGCGGGCGCGGCAGCCACGGTTCGCTTTCATGACCAAGAGCGACGTGGACCACTTGGAGGACGGATACCGATGGAGGAAGTACGGACAGAAGGCCGTCAAGAATAGCCCCTTCCCAAG GAGCTACTACCGGTGCACCAACAGCAAGTGCACGGTGAAGAAGCGGGTGGAGCGCTCCTCCGACGACCCATCCGTCGTCATCACCACCTACGAGGGCCAGCACTGCCACCACACCGTCGCCTTCCCGCGTGCCCACcacctccacgccgccgccggcggccacCACCACATGCCATTCCAATTCTCTGCCTCCGcgcacaaccaccaccaccacctctacGGCGGCACCACCAGCGGCGTCACCGACCACGGCCAcctgccgccgctgctgctcccgACGACACCCGCGCCGCCTCAGCAGAGCGCTCTCAACGACAGCGACAGCAACctaaggccgccgccgccgctgcactgCAGCTACCAGGACCTGCTgctggcggcagcggcggcagcagcggcgagCTACTTGTCGTCGTCCTCAGCTGCGATGTCGTCGATTCCAGTGGCTTCCGTGTCAACGACGATGACGACTtcgttgccgccgccgccagttagcagtgctgctgctgctccggcggccgTCGACAAAGGGCTTCTTGACGACATGGTGCCGCCGGCGATGAGGCATGGATAG